The following proteins are encoded in a genomic region of Dehalococcoidales bacterium:
- a CDS encoding HK97 family phage prohead protease, with translation MSKDKMERRYINTAIELREADAEPIISGYAARFNELSEELWGFKEMIRPGAFSEALQGSDIRALFNHDPSQIVARTKNNTLRVWEDEHGLRYEFTPNMKTTAGRDLVEHIKRGDVDQSSFGFSMEGGKEEWDDTGDMPVRTLIKIPRLYDVSPVTYPAYPSTSVGVRSARDVFEEHMEKRGVDPGDVSNELAPENEDWEAPALEDFTSESWEDLSDAEKRRIAKHFAWARTMPPEAYGDLKLPHHRPSDGAVVWRAVANAAARLPQTNLPEADMAKVRAHLGKHYRQFDRTPPWEEDAKRKIIIAKRKLNLYKIKEMK, from the coding sequence ATGAGTAAAGACAAGATGGAGCGTAGATACATAAACACCGCGATTGAGCTTCGGGAAGCAGACGCCGAACCAATAATTTCCGGCTACGCTGCCAGGTTTAATGAATTATCAGAGGAGCTTTGGGGTTTCAAAGAAATGATCCGCCCCGGAGCGTTCAGCGAAGCCCTGCAAGGCTCAGATATTAGGGCTTTGTTCAACCACGATCCGTCTCAGATTGTAGCTCGGACGAAGAATAACACCTTACGCGTATGGGAGGATGAACATGGCCTCCGCTATGAGTTCACGCCGAACATGAAAACCACAGCAGGAAGGGACCTCGTGGAGCACATTAAGCGCGGAGACGTCGACCAGTCGAGTTTCGGGTTCTCGATGGAAGGCGGAAAAGAGGAATGGGACGACACCGGAGATATGCCAGTGCGCACGCTTATAAAAATACCACGCCTTTATGACGTCAGTCCCGTAACATATCCGGCCTATCCCTCAACGTCGGTCGGAGTCAGAAGCGCAAGAGATGTGTTTGAAGAGCACATGGAGAAGAGGGGTGTTGACCCGGGTGACGTTTCAAACGAGCTTGCACCCGAAAATGAGGATTGGGAAGCGCCAGCCTTAGAGGATTTTACCAGTGAGTCGTGGGAGGATTTAAGCGATGCCGAGAAACGCAGGATCGCAAAGCACTTCGCATGGGCAAGAACTATGCCCCCAGAGGCGTACGGCGACCTGAAACTTCCCCATCACAGGCCAAGCGATGGCGCAGTGGTGTGGCGGGCGGTGGCCAATGCAGCAGCGAGGTTGCCTCAGACCAACCTGCCAGAGGCCGATATGGCTAAGGTGCGCGCCCATTTAGGCAAGCATTACAGGCAATTCGATAGGACGCCGCCGTGGGAAGAGGACGCGAAAAGGAAAATCATAATCGCAAAAAGAAAGTTAAACTTATACAAAATAAAGGAGATGAAGTGA
- a CDS encoding phage portal protein, with amino-acid sequence MGIWQGIKRFFNKRASSLAGGPQWFNSWIAGGGETASGIYLNEEDLLRVSAVYACINLISNTIASLPVPTYERVDPRGRRRAREHWLYDIIQYQPNEEMTSFDFRKMMQAQLELFGNCYAYIVRNGRMEVTAMWPIPAPFVRPFRNDSQDLFYEVSLPDKALTVIPAREMFHVRGLSNDAINGYRPLKFAREIAGLALAAEQYGASFFANGAVASGIVEIPGKLSEQAMKNFKESFRDKYEGLGKAHRVLFLEEGLKWHQITIQNDNAQFIETRKYQTEEVARFFGVPLHKISSLEKPSYASIEHMSIEFVQDCLRPRLVNWEQQIRRQLLRESDKKKYYVEFVIDGLLRGDVASRSQYYSKGRNDGWLSANDIRELENMNPIPAEEGGDAYLINGNMMAITSVAPTRKEVKDGDE; translated from the coding sequence ATGGGGATATGGCAGGGCATAAAAAGATTCTTTAATAAACGGGCCTCGTCACTGGCGGGTGGACCACAATGGTTCAACAGCTGGATTGCCGGAGGTGGCGAAACGGCATCTGGGATTTACCTCAACGAAGAGGACTTGCTCAGGGTTTCGGCTGTCTATGCATGCATAAATCTCATAAGCAATACCATAGCTTCGCTGCCGGTGCCTACCTACGAACGCGTGGACCCGAGGGGAAGGCGGAGGGCAAGAGAGCATTGGCTTTATGACATTATCCAGTATCAACCAAACGAGGAAATGACCAGCTTCGACTTCAGGAAAATGATGCAGGCCCAGCTTGAGCTGTTTGGCAATTGCTATGCATATATAGTCAGGAATGGTCGAATGGAGGTCACGGCCATGTGGCCGATACCTGCGCCCTTTGTGAGGCCGTTCAGAAACGATAGTCAAGACCTATTTTATGAAGTCAGTTTGCCAGACAAAGCGCTTACTGTGATACCGGCGAGGGAGATGTTTCACGTTCGCGGTCTATCAAATGATGCCATAAATGGATACAGGCCATTGAAATTTGCCAGAGAAATAGCAGGCCTTGCCCTCGCGGCCGAGCAATACGGCGCCTCTTTCTTCGCTAACGGCGCAGTAGCCTCCGGCATCGTGGAGATCCCAGGCAAGCTGTCAGAACAAGCCATGAAGAATTTTAAGGAGTCATTCAGGGATAAATACGAAGGCCTTGGCAAGGCACACAGGGTCCTATTTCTTGAAGAGGGGCTCAAGTGGCACCAGATAACAATACAGAATGACAACGCACAATTTATAGAGACGCGTAAATATCAGACAGAAGAAGTGGCCCGCTTCTTCGGCGTGCCGCTCCATAAGATTTCTTCGCTCGAAAAGCCAAGCTACGCGTCTATTGAGCACATGTCGATCGAGTTTGTGCAGGATTGCTTACGGCCTCGGCTAGTGAATTGGGAACAACAAATAAGGCGACAGCTCCTACGCGAGAGCGATAAAAAGAAGTATTACGTGGAGTTTGTGATAGATGGTCTACTCCGTGGTGACGTTGCGAGCAGGTCACAATACTACAGCAAGGGCAGGAATGACGGATGGCTTAGCGCGAATGACATAAGGGAGCTCGAGAACATGAATCCGATACCGGCAGAGGAGGGCGGGGACGCCTACCTCATAAATGGCAACATGATGGCCATTACTTCAGTGGCACCAACCAGAAAGGAGGTGAAAGATGGGGATGAGTAA